From a region of the Gossypium raimondii mitochondrion, complete genome genome:
- the ccmC gene encoding cytochrome c biogenesis C, which yields MSVSLLQPFFLMSKTRSYAKILIGSRLFLTAMAIYLSLRVAPLDLQQGGNSRIPYVHVPAARMSILVYIATAINTFLFLLTKHPLFLRSSGTSIEIGAFFTLFTLVTGGFRGRPMWGTFWVWDARLTSVFISFLIYLGALRFQKLPVEPASISICVGPIDIPIIKSSVNWWNTSHQPGSISRSGTSIHVPMPIPILSNFANFPFSTCILFVLETRLPIPSFLESPLTEEIEAREGIPKPSSLAESFCIHG from the coding sequence ATGTCCGTTTCGTTATTACAACCTTTTTTTTTGATGTCAAAGACCAGAAGCTACGCGAAAATTCTCATTGGATCTCGGTTGTTCTTAACAGCGATGGCTATTTATTTAAGTCTTCGGGTAGCACCACTAGATCTTCAACAAGGTGGAAATTCTCGTATTCCGTATGTACATGTTCCTGCGGCTCGGATGAGTATTCTTGTTTATATCGCTACGGCTATAAACACTTTCTTGTTCTTATTAACAAAGCATCCTCTTTTTCTTCGCTCTTCCGGAACCAGTATAGAAATTGGTGCTTTTTTTACGTTGTTTACCTTAGTTACTGGGGGGTTTCGGGGAAGACCTATGTGGGGCACCTTTTGGGTGTGGGATGCTCGTTTAACCTCAGTATTCATCTCGTTCCTTATTTACCTGGGTGCACTGCGTTTTCAAAAGCTTCCTGTCGAACCGGCTTCTATTTCAATCTGTGTTGGACCGATCGATATACCAATAATCAAGTCTTCAGTCAACTGGTGGAATACATCGCATCAACCTGGGAGCATTAGCCGATCTGGTACATCAATACATGTTCCTATGCCCATTCCAATCTTGTCTAACTTTGCAAACTTCCCCTTCTCAACTTGTATCTTGTTTGTTCTGGAAACACGTCTTCCTATTCCATCTTTTCTCGAATCCCCTTTAACGGAAGAA